Proteins encoded by one window of Streptomyces uncialis:
- the yidD gene encoding membrane protein insertion efficiency factor YidD encodes MDDCQYYCFHACPLTAINALFLALWRPAPLGRTPADPAAPRPAGRAAAALYGAVRHYRTHVSPTRPACCPYTPSCSTYAVKALHRHGALHGTRLIVGRLLRCNPAAAHRRGHNDPVPPVNG; translated from the coding sequence ATGGACGACTGTCAGTACTACTGCTTCCACGCCTGCCCGCTCACCGCGATCAACGCGCTCTTCCTGGCCCTGTGGCGGCCCGCGCCCCTCGGGAGGACTCCCGCGGACCCCGCGGCTCCCCGCCCGGCCGGACGGGCGGCCGCCGCGCTGTACGGAGCGGTACGCCACTACCGCACTCATGTCAGCCCCACCCGGCCCGCGTGCTGCCCGTACACCCCTTCCTGTTCGACCTACGCCGTCAAGGCCCTCCACCGGCACGGAGCCCTCCACGGCACCCGGCTGATCGTCGGACGGCTGCTGCGCTGCAACCCGGCCGCGGCCCACCGCCGGGGGCACAACGATCCCGTGCCTCCCGTGAACGGCTGA
- a CDS encoding FAD-dependent oxidoreductase, giving the protein MSAIGAHAVVLGGGMSGLMAAHVLADHFERVTVVERDGHETAAPRRGVPQGWHPHALVLKAVDLLDELLPGMKESYVQDGGVPVGMMSQHRLFYFGHQLRQSEAGLDTVWASRPFLEKGIRERLRARSEVTLRQGCFAVRPLAPTRGRITGVVVEKPDGGGPESLAADLVVDATGRTGRTRTWLSDLGYPLPREERVKVNLAYASRILRCGPDVFANDRAIAVGPRLDRPRGLYFTVQEEGRWTLTVYGYGDFRPSADTDEFMAQVRELAPDDVWAVIEAAEPLTEVRVFQVPETYRRRYDKLPRFPEGLLVTGDALAALNPLYGTGMMYSAAYALILDRRLREGIDGLPRRFFKDAGRAVAGSWRFSSLSDSFLPGVGGSGLPGAGLALWYLRRLVAAAEHDAALAADFIRVASALRSPVALARPGVLLRTLRPRTTRTRLP; this is encoded by the coding sequence ATGTCAGCAATCGGTGCCCACGCGGTAGTGCTGGGCGGCGGCATGAGCGGGCTGATGGCGGCCCATGTGCTCGCGGATCACTTCGAACGGGTGACCGTCGTCGAGCGTGACGGCCATGAGACCGCCGCGCCACGGCGCGGCGTCCCCCAGGGATGGCATCCCCACGCGCTGGTGCTCAAGGCCGTCGACCTCCTGGACGAACTGCTCCCGGGGATGAAGGAGAGCTACGTCCAGGACGGCGGCGTCCCCGTCGGGATGATGAGCCAGCACCGCCTGTTCTACTTCGGCCATCAACTGCGGCAGTCCGAGGCGGGTTTGGACACCGTGTGGGCGAGCCGCCCCTTCCTGGAGAAGGGCATCCGCGAGCGGCTCCGGGCCCGGAGCGAGGTCACTCTGCGTCAGGGCTGCTTCGCCGTGCGGCCCCTGGCGCCGACCCGGGGGCGGATCACCGGAGTCGTCGTCGAGAAGCCCGACGGCGGCGGGCCCGAGTCCCTGGCCGCTGATCTGGTGGTCGACGCGACCGGCCGTACCGGCAGGACCCGCACCTGGCTGTCGGACCTCGGCTATCCGCTGCCACGTGAGGAGCGCGTCAAGGTGAACCTGGCGTACGCGAGCCGGATCCTGCGCTGCGGACCGGACGTGTTCGCCAACGACCGGGCCATCGCGGTCGGCCCCCGGCTGGACCGCCCGCGCGGGCTGTACTTCACGGTCCAGGAGGAGGGCCGGTGGACGCTGACGGTCTACGGGTACGGTGACTTCCGGCCCAGCGCCGACACCGACGAGTTCATGGCACAGGTACGGGAGTTGGCGCCCGACGACGTGTGGGCGGTCATCGAGGCGGCGGAGCCGCTGACCGAAGTGCGTGTCTTCCAGGTCCCGGAGACCTACCGGCGCCGCTACGACAAGCTTCCGCGCTTCCCCGAAGGGCTGCTGGTGACGGGTGACGCGCTCGCCGCCCTCAACCCCCTCTACGGCACCGGGATGATGTACTCGGCGGCGTACGCGCTCATCCTCGACCGCCGGTTGCGCGAGGGGATCGACGGACTCCCCCGCCGCTTCTTCAAGGACGCGGGCCGGGCGGTCGCCGGGTCCTGGCGGTTCTCCAGCCTCTCGGACTCCTTCCTGCCGGGCGTGGGCGGCTCGGGCCTCCCCGGCGCCGGGCTGGCCCTGTGGTACCTGCGCCGTCTGGTCGCCGCCGCCGAACACGACGCCGCCCTGGCAGCGGACTTCATCCGCGTCGCCAGCGCCCTCCGGAGCCCCGTCGCCCTGGCCCGTCCCGGGGTACTGCTGCGCACCCTCAGGCCCCGCACCACCCGGACCCGTCTGCCCTGA